The proteins below come from a single Eubacterium limosum genomic window:
- a CDS encoding glycerate kinase: MKIVIAPDSFKGSLSAEAFCNVVGREAAKIFESAEIIKLPVSDGGEGMVDSLLAVTGGERITAKVKGPLFEETEAEYGILEDGTAVIEMAAASGLPLILEEKRNPMETTTYGTGELMRDALERGCREIILGIGGSATTDGGIGAAAALGAQFLDKEGCSVPLSGKGLEKIATVDFSAVDRQWQETKITIACDVVNPLCGPLGSAAIYGPQKGADTEMIRLLDMGLNHFEGLIARQKGQEYRELPGIGAAGGLALPFVAFMGAELRPGLEIVLDVLEFDRHLQGADLVVTGEGRTDEQSAMGKVLCGVSGRARAQGVPAVALSGALEKGYEPLYGKGLTAAFSTWKSGEGLEWQMDHAEENLSNAARNLFRLVRAFC; the protein is encoded by the coding sequence ATGAAAATTGTCATAGCACCAGATTCATTTAAAGGATCGCTGTCGGCCGAAGCGTTTTGTAATGTAGTGGGCAGGGAAGCCGCAAAAATTTTTGAATCAGCTGAAATTATAAAGCTTCCGGTATCCGACGGCGGAGAAGGCATGGTTGACAGCCTGCTGGCTGTAACGGGGGGAGAGAGAATTACCGCAAAGGTAAAAGGCCCTTTATTCGAGGAAACAGAAGCCGAGTATGGCATATTAGAAGACGGCACCGCAGTGATTGAGATGGCTGCGGCATCAGGGCTTCCGTTGATTTTGGAGGAAAAAAGGAATCCCATGGAGACAACAACTTATGGGACTGGTGAATTGATGCGGGATGCACTGGAAAGAGGGTGCAGGGAGATCATTCTTGGTATTGGCGGCAGCGCAACGACCGACGGGGGCATTGGCGCGGCCGCGGCTCTGGGAGCACAGTTTCTGGATAAAGAGGGATGTTCCGTGCCTTTATCCGGAAAAGGTCTGGAGAAGATAGCCACTGTTGATTTTTCAGCTGTCGACAGGCAATGGCAGGAAACAAAGATAACCATCGCCTGCGATGTGGTTAATCCCCTTTGCGGGCCGTTGGGCTCTGCGGCCATCTATGGCCCTCAAAAAGGTGCGGATACTGAAATGATCCGTCTGTTAGACATGGGGCTAAACCATTTTGAAGGGCTTATAGCCAGACAGAAGGGACAGGAATATCGTGAATTGCCTGGAATTGGCGCGGCTGGAGGATTGGCCCTGCCCTTTGTGGCATTTATGGGGGCAGAGCTGAGACCGGGGCTTGAAATTGTGTTGGATGTCCTGGAATTTGACCGTCATCTTCAGGGGGCAGATCTTGTTGTAACCGGGGAAGGAAGAACGGATGAGCAGAGTGCGATGGGCAAGGTGCTTTGCGGCGTTTCTGGCCGTGCCAGGGCTCAGGGAGTACCGGCTGTGGCCCTTTCCGGCGCCTTGGAGAAAGGCTACGAACCGTTATACGGAAAAGGACTGACAGCGGCTTTCTCGACCTGGAAGAGCGGCGAAGGGCTTGAATGGCAAATGGACCATGCAGAGGAGAATTTGTCAAACGCGGCCCGAAATCTGTTCAGACTGGTTCGGGCGTTCTGTTAA
- a CDS encoding alpha/beta fold hydrolase — protein MATFKTNDNVELYYEVKGEGKPVLMIPGWTCTTQFFKKNSDVLAEKCQVILLDYRGHGESEKVMHSHRISRYAMDVKNLLDHLDVEDVTVLGWSMGAAILWSYIELFGKHRVSKLVCVDQAPLQYTGPDWVWGQNGCYDVEMFIRTCYDIKYAPRESAEGLATACLHHTPSDEEVKFIADEISKCPPYVRIEVMRDHTNLDWRDFLPFIDMPTLVCVARHSNVFDWQGSAYVGEVIPNAKTVFFEESGHMLFWEEPDKFNQTLLEFVEA, from the coding sequence ATGGCAACATTTAAGACAAATGATAATGTTGAGCTTTATTATGAGGTTAAGGGTGAAGGGAAACCGGTTCTAATGATTCCAGGCTGGACCTGTACCACGCAGTTCTTTAAAAAGAACAGCGATGTACTGGCAGAAAAATGTCAGGTGATTCTTCTCGACTACAGAGGACATGGAGAATCTGAAAAAGTCATGCATAGCCACCGTATTTCACGCTATGCGATGGACGTAAAAAATCTTCTGGATCATCTGGACGTTGAGGACGTAACCGTTTTGGGATGGTCCATGGGGGCGGCTATCCTGTGGAGCTATATTGAGCTTTTTGGAAAACATCGTGTCAGCAAGCTGGTATGTGTCGATCAGGCGCCGCTTCAGTACACCGGCCCGGATTGGGTTTGGGGGCAGAACGGCTGCTATGATGTGGAAATGTTTATTCGTACCTGTTATGATATCAAATATGCCCCGAGAGAAAGTGCGGAGGGGCTGGCAACCGCCTGCCTGCACCATACGCCATCAGACGAAGAAGTGAAATTTATTGCGGATGAAATCTCAAAATGTCCGCCTTATGTAAGAATCGAAGTTATGCGTGACCATACCAATCTGGACTGGCGGGACTTCCTTCCTTTTATCGATATGCCTACGCTGGTGTGCGTGGCGCGTCACAGCAATGTTTTTGACTGGCAGGGAAGCGCCTATGTTGGCGAAGTGATACCAAATGCGAAGACCGTATTTTTTGAAGAATCCGGCCATATGCTTTTCTGGGAAGAACCAGATAAATTTAATCAGACTTTGCTGGAATTTGTGGAAGCATAA
- the thiI gene encoding tRNA uracil 4-sulfurtransferase ThiI encodes MKHVILVRYGEISLKGLNRNYFIDLLVKNIRNTLKRFESVKVQKIQGRIIVHLSEEDLEGALEAVTKVFGIVSVSPAIVVESDIEVIEKATLEQANAADFKTFRITAKRGDKRFPIQSPELGRRLGAVVLRNIPDIKVDMHTPDMNLWVEVREETYIYHKFIQCNGGLPVGCSGKTALLLSGGIDSPVAGYMMAKRGVDLIGVYFHSFPFTSDRAKEKVIDLAKIVSGYCGKVTLYVVPFTEIQTKIVEVCPERQTTIIIRRYMMRIAQEIARRNGAMSLTTGESLGQVASQTQEGLGATNAVVDLPVFRPLIGMDKQEIVTIAERIGTFETSILPYEDCCTIFVPKHPETKPKLEAVVKSERPMEEIVAPMIEKAIEDAEIIRV; translated from the coding sequence ATGAAACACGTCATTTTAGTAAGATATGGTGAGATCAGTCTGAAGGGCCTGAACCGAAATTACTTTATTGATTTATTGGTAAAAAATATCCGCAATACCCTGAAGCGCTTTGAGAGTGTAAAAGTCCAGAAAATACAGGGGCGCATTATTGTGCATCTTTCCGAGGAAGATCTGGAGGGTGCGCTGGAAGCAGTCACAAAGGTCTTTGGGATTGTATCGGTCAGCCCGGCCATTGTGGTGGAAAGTGATATTGAGGTCATCGAGAAGGCCACACTGGAACAGGCCAACGCAGCGGATTTTAAAACCTTCCGTATTACTGCCAAACGTGGAGATAAGCGTTTCCCCATTCAGTCACCAGAGCTCGGACGGCGACTAGGGGCTGTAGTGCTCCGCAACATTCCGGATATTAAGGTAGATATGCACACTCCAGACATGAACTTATGGGTTGAAGTCCGGGAAGAGACCTATATTTATCATAAATTTATTCAATGCAATGGCGGCCTCCCCGTAGGGTGTAGCGGCAAGACGGCTTTATTGCTCTCAGGTGGAATTGACAGCCCAGTTGCAGGTTATATGATGGCGAAAAGGGGAGTGGATCTGATTGGTGTTTATTTCCACAGCTTTCCTTTCACCAGCGACCGTGCCAAAGAAAAAGTCATTGATCTGGCAAAGATTGTGTCGGGTTACTGCGGTAAGGTTACTCTGTATGTCGTGCCTTTTACAGAAATCCAGACAAAAATTGTTGAGGTGTGTCCTGAACGTCAGACAACCATTATTATCCGCCGGTATATGATGCGGATCGCCCAGGAGATTGCCAGACGCAATGGGGCCATGTCTCTGACCACAGGAGAAAGCCTCGGGCAGGTAGCCAGTCAGACACAGGAAGGGCTGGGAGCTACCAACGCGGTTGTAGACCTTCCAGTATTCAGGCCTCTGATTGGAATGGATAAGCAGGAAATTGTAACTATTGCGGAAAGAATTGGTACCTTTGAGACCTCTATTTTACCGTACGAGGACTGCTGTACGATTTTTGTGCCCAAGCATCCAGAAACAAAACCCAAGCTGGAAGCCGTTGTTAAATCAGAAAGACCAATGGAAGAAATTGTAGCCCCCATGATTGAAAAAGCAATCGAGGACGCAGAAATTATAAGAGTTTAA
- a CDS encoding cysteine desulfurase family protein, whose amino-acid sequence MRVNEIYLDNSATTRPHPEVAKEMMRYLTEEYGNPSSLYDRGIVVERAIKDVRGRIAHAIHCKPEELYFTSGGTEGNNTIIKGIVENQRVEDIRIITTQIEHPSVLEVFKFYEDHGMDVVYLSVDHDGFIDMDELEKNINEHTVLVSIMGVNNETGTAQDLAAIGELIKKCNPSCLFHTDYVQGFMKLPVDVKACKIDALTLCGHKICGPKGIGAIYIRKGVRIKPLIIGGGQENNLRSGTENVPGIMGLGKAVEVQQACGSGQLEKMRFIRSEMINCLKENIEDMRVNGPENGCPYVLSLSFKGIRGEVLLHSLEAQHIYVSTGSACSSHKKEKQYVLKAIGLPEEYKEGTIRVSFSMMTTEEEVLKAAEAIENAVGQLRKLLRRKK is encoded by the coding sequence ATGAGAGTGAACGAAATATATTTGGATAATTCCGCAACAACGCGTCCCCATCCGGAAGTTGCGAAAGAAATGATGCGCTATCTTACAGAGGAATATGGAAATCCATCCTCTTTATATGACCGGGGAATTGTGGTCGAAAGAGCAATTAAGGATGTGCGCGGCCGCATTGCCCACGCCATTCACTGTAAGCCAGAGGAGCTGTATTTTACGTCTGGAGGAACAGAAGGCAATAATACGATCATTAAAGGCATTGTTGAAAATCAGCGCGTTGAGGACATAAGGATTATAACAACTCAGATTGAGCACCCTTCTGTTTTGGAAGTCTTTAAGTTTTATGAAGACCACGGCATGGATGTGGTGTACCTCAGTGTAGACCACGATGGCTTTATCGATATGGATGAGCTGGAAAAAAACATTAACGAGCACACCGTGCTTGTCAGTATTATGGGAGTTAACAATGAAACCGGGACAGCGCAGGATCTGGCGGCCATTGGGGAGCTTATTAAAAAATGCAACCCGAGCTGTCTTTTCCATACCGACTATGTCCAGGGATTTATGAAACTGCCCGTCGATGTGAAAGCCTGTAAGATTGACGCATTGACCTTATGCGGGCACAAAATATGCGGGCCTAAGGGAATTGGGGCGATCTATATCAGAAAAGGCGTAAGGATCAAACCGCTGATTATCGGAGGCGGCCAGGAGAATAACCTCCGCTCCGGTACAGAGAATGTTCCAGGAATCATGGGGCTTGGCAAGGCCGTTGAAGTACAGCAGGCCTGCGGTTCCGGCCAGCTGGAGAAAATGCGTTTCATACGGAGTGAGATGATAAACTGCCTCAAGGAAAATATTGAGGACATGCGGGTGAATGGGCCTGAAAATGGCTGCCCTTATGTTTTGAGTCTGTCCTTTAAAGGCATCAGGGGCGAAGTGCTGCTCCACAGCCTGGAGGCGCAGCATATTTATGTTTCGACCGGCTCGGCCTGTTCGTCGCATAAAAAGGAAAAGCAGTATGTTTTAAAGGCGATTGGGCTTCCTGAGGAATATAAGGAAGGAACCATCCGTGTCAGCTTTTCGATGATGACGACCGAAGAGGAAGTGCTGAAGGCCGCAGAGGCCATTGAAAACGCAGTGGGCCAGCTGCGTAAGCTTTTGCGCCGAAAAAAATAA
- the dcd gene encoding dCTP deaminase, with the protein MILSDKSIYKYLDSGELIIDPLEKGQVQPASVDIRLGRNFLKLDENKFEAMSMTDEIQYVQFESDSIIIPSNSFLLATTMEYIKLPCDLTAFVEGRSSIGRMGLFIQNAGWVDPGFEGEITLELYNANRLPIKLEAGRRICQLVFAQMDEEALNPYAGKYQGQRNAVGSRIFLDKELKAK; encoded by the coding sequence ATGATTTTATCAGATAAAAGCATTTATAAATATTTAGACAGCGGTGAGCTGATTATTGATCCTCTGGAAAAGGGACAGGTGCAGCCAGCCTCGGTAGATATTCGGCTTGGCCGCAACTTTCTGAAACTGGATGAAAATAAGTTTGAGGCAATGTCCATGACGGATGAAATCCAGTATGTCCAGTTTGAGAGTGATTCGATTATTATCCCTTCCAATTCCTTTCTGCTAGCTACGACCATGGAGTACATCAAGCTCCCCTGCGATTTGACGGCTTTTGTGGAGGGAAGAAGCTCTATCGGGCGTATGGGCCTGTTTATCCAGAACGCAGGGTGGGTTGACCCTGGCTTTGAAGGTGAAATTACTCTGGAGCTTTACAATGCCAATCGCCTGCCCATTAAACTGGAAGCAGGACGCCGCATCTGCCAGCTGGTATTTGCCCAGATGGACGAGGAGGCGCTTAATCCTTATGCTGGAAAATACCAGGGCCAGCGCAATGCCGTGGGAAGCCGTATCTTTTTAGATAAAGAGCTGAAGGCGAAGTAA
- a CDS encoding ASCH domain-containing protein: MKAISIHQPWANYVVLGLKQYETRSWHTKIRGRVAIHAAKIKNLEYEEGMALGAIIGTVEITDCFPVELLRNSLSKDEIKRGDFSDGRYAWELKHPVYFEKPILLRGYQGFWNLDDNLLKQIEKQSGAC; encoded by the coding sequence TTGAAGGCGATCAGTATACATCAACCTTGGGCAAACTACGTTGTTTTGGGGCTAAAGCAGTATGAAACCCGTTCCTGGCATACCAAAATACGCGGCAGGGTTGCGATCCACGCGGCTAAAATTAAAAATTTAGAATATGAGGAAGGGATGGCGTTAGGTGCAATTATTGGAACTGTCGAAATAACCGATTGCTTCCCGGTGGAGCTTTTGAGAAATTCTCTCTCAAAAGACGAAATAAAGCGGGGCGATTTTTCTGATGGGCGCTATGCCTGGGAGCTGAAACATCCAGTTTACTTTGAAAAGCCAATTTTGCTGAGAGGGTATCAGGGCTTTTGGAATTTAGACGATAATTTATTGAAACAGATTGAAAAGCAGAGCGGAGCATGTTAA
- a CDS encoding XRE family transcriptional regulator has protein sequence MNKYRQLRKERNLSQANLAERLGVSQTAVSQWETDKNYPDINTIKQLADIYSVTTDYLLGVDSSRLKKDNEIVVYTRVPAGVEWANIEERAGYEELGVKMLENGKTYVGFKVSDDEMAPVFLKDDVLIVEVRDNCEDGEIALVQVSGYDAEIKYVFMQPNGVLVQPLVPSKRGDFYANTSKEKARILGVVRQVRRSL, from the coding sequence ATGAACAAGTACAGACAACTCAGAAAAGAACGCAACTTGTCCCAGGCAAATCTTGCCGAAAGATTGGGTGTTTCACAGACTGCTGTCAGCCAGTGGGAAACGGATAAAAATTATCCGGATATTAACACCATTAAACAGTTAGCAGATATTTATTCTGTCACAACTGATTACCTGCTTGGCGTAGACTCAAGTCGTCTGAAAAAGGATAATGAAATCGTTGTTTACACCCGTGTACCTGCAGGTGTAGAATGGGCAAATATTGAAGAACGCGCTGGTTATGAAGAATTGGGCGTTAAAATGCTTGAAAACGGCAAAACTTATGTTGGCTTCAAAGTTTCTGATGACGAAATGGCGCCTGTTTTCTTAAAAGACGACGTTCTGATCGTCGAAGTCCGCGACAACTGCGAAGATGGCGAAATTGCGCTGGTACAGGTAAGCGGCTATGACGCAGAAATCAAATATGTTTTCATGCAGCCGAACGGCGTTTTGGTACAGCCTTTAGTACCTTCTAAACGAGGCGATTTTTACGCAAACACCAGCAAAGAAAAAGCCCGTATTCTCGGCGTTGTCCGCCAGGTAAGACGAAGTCTTTAA
- a CDS encoding EFR1 family ferrodoxin (N-terminal region resembles flavodoxins. C-terminal ferrodoxin region binds two 4Fe-4S clusters.), translating into MKDIDLVYFSPTGNTRKTLQTIAAGAQTQVIEHDRTYPQSRKEKLHFTKDSFVILGCPVYAGRIPSKPENIFEGIEGDDTPVVLVVTYGNREYDDALLELKNLAIENGFIPVAAAAFLAVHSYSDKLASGRPDENDLEIMGNFGRTIREKYLRKNDYKGTLIVKGNYPYKEGMSYTPLAPEVSEDCTQCGECVSACPVAAINPDDPTKTNPDLCIRCCACVRICPVEARRFTAQPFLATVQFLESNFAGIYKKPEIFYITED; encoded by the coding sequence ATGAAAGATATTGATCTCGTTTATTTCAGTCCTACAGGAAATACCCGCAAAACGCTCCAGACCATCGCCGCCGGAGCCCAAACCCAGGTAATCGAGCATGACAGAACCTATCCGCAGAGCCGCAAGGAGAAACTTCACTTCACAAAAGACAGCTTTGTGATTCTTGGATGTCCTGTCTATGCTGGACGTATCCCGTCAAAACCGGAAAATATTTTTGAAGGCATTGAAGGTGACGACACACCCGTTGTCCTGGTTGTAACCTATGGAAACCGCGAGTATGACGATGCTTTACTGGAGCTGAAAAACCTTGCCATCGAAAATGGCTTTATTCCAGTAGCAGCTGCCGCTTTTCTGGCAGTCCATTCCTACAGTGACAAACTGGCCAGCGGGCGCCCGGATGAAAACGACCTTGAAATCATGGGGAATTTTGGCCGTACCATCCGCGAAAAATATCTGCGGAAAAACGACTATAAGGGAACGCTTATCGTAAAGGGGAACTATCCTTATAAAGAGGGTATGAGCTATACACCTCTGGCGCCAGAGGTTTCAGAGGACTGTACCCAATGCGGTGAGTGTGTCTCTGCCTGTCCGGTTGCCGCTATTAATCCTGACGACCCGACTAAGACCAACCCGGATCTCTGCATCCGCTGCTGTGCCTGTGTAAGAATCTGCCCGGTCGAAGCCCGCAGATTTACAGCGCAGCCCTTCCTGGCGACTGTTCAATTCCTTGAAAGTAATTTTGCAGGCATCTATAAAAAACCTGAAATCTTCTATATCACTGAAGACTAA
- a CDS encoding LiaF transmembrane domain-containing protein: MRHSLGNALWGIFFIALGVGFGGQVMGYWHFSLFFNGWWTLVIIVPSIISIVQNGFRTGNCIVLAIGVLLLLGEQDFISGHLIGELIFPLILVVIGVSIIFRGKGSRRAREVKLLTQGETQDYTAIFGSQELRFPGESFRGATLTAVFGGIELDLRDALITEDITITTTSIFGGIDINVPPNVRVDVSSTPIFGGVSDKTPRPTDINPPTVYLNSVCIFGGVDIL, translated from the coding sequence ATGAGACATTCACTCGGTAATGCCCTTTGGGGGATTTTCTTTATAGCTCTTGGCGTCGGCTTTGGCGGACAGGTCATGGGATACTGGCATTTTTCATTATTTTTTAACGGCTGGTGGACTTTAGTCATTATTGTTCCCAGTATTATCAGCATTGTTCAAAACGGCTTTAGAACAGGCAATTGTATTGTACTTGCCATCGGCGTTTTATTACTGCTCGGCGAACAGGATTTTATCAGCGGACATTTAATCGGCGAGCTCATTTTTCCGTTAATTCTGGTGGTTATTGGCGTCAGCATTATTTTCCGTGGTAAAGGCAGCCGCCGCGCCCGTGAGGTTAAGCTTCTTACTCAGGGGGAAACGCAGGATTATACCGCTATCTTCGGCTCTCAGGAGCTGCGTTTTCCAGGAGAGTCCTTTCGAGGGGCAACACTGACCGCTGTATTTGGCGGTATTGAGCTTGATTTAAGGGACGCGCTTATCACAGAGGACATTACTATCACCACCACCAGTATCTTCGGCGGTATTGATATCAATGTGCCTCCCAATGTCCGGGTGGATGTCTCCAGCACACCGATATTTGGAGGCGTTTCTGATAAAACCCCCCGCCCCACCGATATAAACCCGCCCACCGTCTATCTTAACAGCGTCTGTATTTTTGGAGGAGTTGATATTTTATGA
- a CDS encoding DUF4097 family beta strand repeat-containing protein translates to MRSTNKVAKYVAIALGLILAIFIISVIVRTVLGIFGAFGHFGKNAASNTVTNKEFSQEFNGVTSLDLDYSAGYLEIQKGDVFKVEGYNLPSNFTAEQKNDTLKIKDSIKDPINFLNTLSDSQKPHLTVTIPDGTAFKEVDLDFGASDTSIDTLKTDRLRVDMGVGRVEMKSITADNAKFNNGAGEVILSDMKINDMDMECGVGKVSFEGFLTGKNKIEGGVGETTLAINGKASDFDIKGEPGIGELTVDGSRYTEDRFRNSGAPNSLDISGGVGSLRINFE, encoded by the coding sequence ATGAGAAGCACCAATAAAGTCGCAAAATACGTTGCTATCGCCCTTGGGCTGATCCTGGCGATTTTCATCATATCTGTCATTGTTAGAACCGTCCTGGGTATCTTCGGCGCTTTTGGGCACTTCGGTAAAAATGCCGCCAGCAACACCGTGACAAACAAGGAGTTTTCTCAGGAATTTAATGGTGTCACATCGCTCGACCTCGATTATTCCGCCGGATATTTAGAAATTCAAAAGGGCGATGTTTTTAAGGTCGAAGGCTATAATCTTCCGAGTAATTTTACCGCTGAGCAAAAGAATGACACCTTGAAGATTAAAGACAGCATTAAAGATCCGATAAATTTTTTAAATACCCTGTCGGATTCCCAGAAGCCGCATCTCACCGTCACCATTCCTGATGGGACTGCTTTTAAAGAAGTGGATCTGGATTTTGGTGCGTCAGACACCAGTATTGATACCCTTAAAACTGACCGCTTAAGGGTGGATATGGGCGTCGGCCGCGTTGAGATGAAAAGCATCACCGCTGATAATGCCAAATTCAACAATGGCGCAGGGGAAGTTATTCTCTCAGACATGAAGATAAATGACATGGATATGGAATGCGGCGTCGGCAAAGTCTCCTTTGAGGGCTTTCTCACAGGAAAGAATAAAATTGAAGGCGGCGTCGGCGAGACAACCCTGGCCATCAATGGCAAAGCCTCTGACTTTGACATAAAAGGCGAGCCTGGAATTGGCGAGCTTACAGTAGACGGCTCACGCTATACGGAGGATCGTTTCAGAAACAGCGGAGCTCCCAACAGCTTAGATATAAGCGGCGGTGTCGGCTCATTGCGGATAAACTTTGAATAA
- a CDS encoding ABC-F family ATP-binding cassette domain-containing protein, whose protein sequence is MITVSDLSLNFDGSNLFSNVNIKFTPGNCYGIIGANGAGKSTFLRILSGDLEPSSGDVIMPKELRMSVLKQDHYAFDDYSVLDTIIMGNQHLYDIMKEKDAIYAKEDFSDEDGIRAGELEGEFADLGGWEAESDASRLVQGLGMDASIIDAQMGGLTGNEKVKVLLAQALFGKPDIILLDEPTNNLDIQAVVWLEEFLMDYPGTVIVVSHDRYFLNNVCTHIVDIDFGKIKQYVGNYDFWYESSQLVQRMLKDQNKKKEDKIKELQNFIARFSANKSKSKQATSRRKLLDKLAVEEMPASSRKYPYVGFNMDREPGKEILEVENLSKTIDGVKVLNNVSFRINKEDKVGFVAENEIAMTTLFKILLGEMEPDEGSFKWGQTVSTSYFPQDNTSYFEGCTLNIAEWLKQFTTEETETYLRGFLGRMLFSGDDIYKEVRVLSGGEKVRCMLSRMMMFGSNVLVVDQPTNHLDLESITAVNNGLMDFKGVILFASHDHQFMQTLANRIIELTDDGIIDRLSSYDEFLEYKKQMNS, encoded by the coding sequence ATGATTACAGTATCTGATTTAAGTTTAAATTTTGATGGAAGCAATTTGTTTTCAAATGTTAATATAAAATTCACACCGGGAAACTGTTACGGGATTATCGGTGCCAACGGAGCGGGTAAATCCACTTTTTTAAGAATTTTGTCCGGCGATCTTGAGCCATCCAGCGGCGATGTCATTATGCCTAAAGAACTGCGTATGTCCGTATTAAAGCAGGATCATTACGCTTTTGATGATTATTCGGTATTAGATACCATTATTATGGGAAATCAGCATCTTTATGACATCATGAAGGAAAAGGACGCCATTTATGCCAAAGAAGACTTTTCCGACGAAGATGGAATCCGAGCCGGAGAGCTGGAGGGAGAATTTGCGGATCTGGGCGGTTGGGAAGCCGAATCAGACGCATCTCGTCTGGTACAGGGGCTCGGGATGGATGCATCCATTATTGACGCGCAGATGGGCGGTTTGACCGGGAATGAAAAGGTTAAGGTGCTTTTGGCCCAGGCCCTTTTTGGTAAGCCGGATATTATCCTGCTTGACGAACCCACCAACAACCTGGACATCCAGGCAGTGGTCTGGCTGGAAGAATTTTTGATGGATTATCCCGGAACCGTGATTGTAGTGTCTCATGACCGTTATTTCCTGAATAACGTGTGTACCCACATTGTGGATATTGACTTTGGAAAAATTAAACAGTATGTCGGGAATTATGATTTCTGGTACGAATCCAGCCAGCTTGTTCAGAGAATGCTGAAGGATCAGAATAAGAAAAAAGAAGATAAGATTAAAGAGCTGCAAAACTTTATAGCCCGTTTCTCGGCGAATAAGTCAAAATCCAAGCAGGCAACTTCCAGAAGAAAGCTGCTTGACAAGCTGGCCGTTGAAGAAATGCCGGCCTCATCCAGGAAGTATCCTTATGTTGGCTTTAATATGGACCGCGAACCAGGAAAAGAAATTTTGGAGGTAGAAAACCTTTCTAAAACCATTGACGGCGTGAAGGTTTTAAACAACGTGAGCTTCAGAATTAACAAAGAGGATAAGGTTGGTTTTGTCGCTGAAAATGAGATTGCCATGACGACCCTGTTTAAAATTCTGCTGGGGGAAATGGAACCTGACGAGGGCAGCTTTAAGTGGGGTCAAACAGTTTCGACCTCCTATTTTCCACAGGATAATACCTCCTATTTTGAGGGCTGCACCCTTAATATAGCAGAGTGGCTGAAGCAGTTCACCACTGAGGAAACAGAGACTTACCTGAGAGGCTTTTTAGGACGTATGCTTTTTTCAGGGGATGATATCTATAAAGAGGTGCGCGTGCTCTCCGGTGGGGAAAAGGTACGCTGCATGCTGTCCAGAATGATGATGTTTGGCTCTAACGTATTGGTGGTAGACCAGCCGACCAACCACCTGGATCTCGAGTCCATCACCGCGGTCAACAACGGATTGATGGATTTTAAAGGGGTCATTCTTTTTGCCAGCCATGACCACCAGTTTATGCAGACGCTGGCTAATCGAATCATTGAGCTGACAGATGACGGTATTATTGACCGGTTATCAAGCTATGATGAATTCCTGGAATATAAAAAACAGATGAATTCTTAA